DNA from Scheffersomyces stipitis CBS 6054 chromosome 1, whole genome shotgun sequence:
GGCTTAAAAACTGAATCAAAGTAGAAATTCGTTAGAGTAACTAAACCATGCTTATAGTATACCATCTTAGAATCTTTTGTGTTCGTCATTGAAAATCTCTTCATATGAGTTGACTATGGTAGGAATAGATTTGAGTCTGACATTCTTGAGTAGCACAGCTAGGTGATCCTTATCAAACTTATGctcttcaaaagaagattgttcGTGAAACAAGGAAAGATGATTCAAAATAACCTTGTCCCAGTGTCGTACTGAGTTGTTTTCAGAAACGTAAGCAGCAGCCTCTATAAAGAAATCGAGAAAGTCTGGCTCGATTGATCCCAAAAATAAACTTTTATAGTCAATTTCACTAACATTAATCACATGTATATACGcatccttcttcttttcatgCggaaaattcttcaaccCTTTCAAGTAACCCATAGTTGGTCTATCCACAAAAGACTTTTCCTTATCCATTGACAAACTTCTTACATCGAGAACAATGCCTCCAGGAAAAGCTCCAGAAACCGTCTCTGCGGTCACAGTTTCTATGTGAATTGGCAGAATTGGTTTTATCTCAGTCAATTTGTCCAATGCTCTCCGGGCTTCACAAGAGTCTGGATCCAATGAAAGAGTCTTTTCAAATGCAACTTTGGCTTCCTTGGTTCTACCTAGTTCCCGAAGGGCCATTCCTTTTCTGAAGTATAATTTTATCACAAGCTTTTCCTCTGGGTTACATTTAATTCCCATTTGGCAATCTCTTAGAGCTCTACCGTAATCTTCGAGCTTTAAGAAGCATTGTGCTCTATTAGAGTAAAGTACGGGATTCTTTGAATCCTGCTTAATTGCATCACGGTAGATTTTAGCTGcctttttgaattcttgatttttgaATGCAATATTACCTGCTTGTCTAAGCTCTTCTGTTGATGGTATTAGCAGTATCATTTTGAAGGGCCTTCGCTTCTAGAACAAATGATAGCTCTGTTTGCGTGAACTCACAAATCTATGCTATACTGGCAGAACATTTGATTTGGTCATGTGATATAGGcgtgattttcttcagttattgttggaaattgcaATCCAAATGTCGTAATAATGTCGTTGTGGCACGACATTAATCCTACATTGTACCCCAGTAACGCCAGAAACGGTTTCATGGAGTTGCTAAGGTAGCCATGCGATGTAACTGTGATGGTTGGTCCGGCTAGGGGTGAATATAGACGTATATTTCAGCTTTAGAGGATCCCATTGGACAGTTGGATTTCcgtgaaaatttttcacgaTGGAATCTCGCTATGCGAGATTTCGTATAAATATTGAACGAATAACAGCCTCTAAGAACCCTAGAAGCTTTCTTAGAATTGAGTAGAATCTGAACGATTGTTATAGCTATTAATATAAGGACATCCAGTAAACCAGGATTATCCCAGTAAGTCTTGATTATATAAGCACGACTTTCTTAGTGAGTTCATATACAGTACTACCGAGCCAAACAgattagaagtcaaaagTTAGCGTTCAGAAATTACGAAACTATGGCTATCGAGAGTATCATCAATGATCCCAATAATGAGGTTGGCAAATATATTAAAGACCTAAAGGATGAATTTAAAAAAGAGCTCCTGATTCAGAGcgacaagttcaacataTTAATGGATATGATGAAAGCTCAGAACTCCTCTGGCGGACCTCCCTCCCAGATAAACAAATTGGAGGAGCGGTATGAAGCGAAAAAGGAAGCAAAGAAGGATGCTAAATTCGCAGTCATTTGCTTCAAAGATATAGTACCTCTCACGAGAAATATCGAGGCTATTACGAAATGGGAAAAATCATTCTCGAAACTTTTTCGTAAATACCGTGGCTTGCAAAAAATATGGGATGAAGACCTAGGAATTGAATCTGAGGACTTCAGTATTAAGAATATTGAATGGAAAGGAGCCGAATTGaaagtcttcttggacAGATTGTCTGAAGAAATAGTATCCAGAATCATAGATATG
Protein-coding regions in this window:
- a CDS encoding predicted protein: MISLIPSTEELRQAGNIAFKNQEFKKAAKIYRDAIKQDSKNPVLYSNRAQCFLKLEDYGRALRDCQMGI